One window from the genome of Micromonospora aurantiaca ATCC 27029 encodes:
- a CDS encoding carbohydrate ABC transporter permease produces the protein MTTLTEATGEAAARETPARRRRRRVDHLPYLLLLPCLAIIAVLLLWPLGQVVWMSFHKLDSVRQLRGDREWPWVGLANYAQILGDPFFRTVLRNTVLFALANVALTMILGTLVGLLLNRLGKKMATFVASCVMLAWATPALTGTIVWKWIFDDTSGLVTWLFNKLPDGLSTALFGRSDWTGYGWFNDPLLFFAILTLVVVWHSFPFIAVSVLAGLKSVPTELQEAARVDGAGPWKVFWSVTFPVLRPVFGILVVLSTIWDFKVFTQQFVLAGGTQDRSTFMLSIYSYAEAFSPPPKYGLGSAIAVILTVILLVVTALYVRMVLRQEDE, from the coding sequence GTGACCACGCTGACCGAGGCCACCGGCGAGGCCGCCGCGCGGGAGACCCCCGCGCGGCGGCGCCGTCGCCGGGTGGACCACCTTCCGTACCTGCTCCTCCTGCCCTGCCTGGCGATCATCGCCGTGTTGCTGCTCTGGCCGCTCGGCCAGGTCGTGTGGATGTCCTTCCACAAGCTGGACAGCGTCCGGCAGTTGCGCGGCGACCGCGAGTGGCCGTGGGTCGGCCTGGCCAACTACGCGCAGATCCTCGGCGACCCGTTCTTCCGTACGGTGCTGCGCAACACGGTGCTGTTCGCGCTCGCCAACGTGGCGCTCACGATGATCCTCGGCACGCTGGTCGGGCTGCTGCTCAACCGCCTGGGCAAGAAGATGGCCACGTTCGTGGCGAGCTGCGTGATGCTCGCCTGGGCCACCCCGGCGCTGACCGGCACCATCGTCTGGAAGTGGATCTTCGACGACACGAGCGGCCTGGTCACCTGGCTGTTCAACAAGCTCCCGGACGGGCTCTCGACGGCGCTGTTCGGGCGCAGCGACTGGACCGGGTACGGCTGGTTCAACGACCCGCTGCTGTTCTTCGCCATCCTGACGCTCGTGGTGGTCTGGCACTCGTTCCCGTTCATCGCGGTGAGCGTCCTGGCCGGGCTCAAGAGCGTGCCGACGGAGTTGCAGGAGGCGGCCCGGGTCGACGGCGCCGGGCCGTGGAAGGTCTTCTGGTCGGTGACGTTCCCGGTCCTGCGGCCGGTCTTCGGCATCCTCGTGGTGCTCTCCACGATCTGGGACTTCAAGGTCTTCACCCAGCAGTTCGTGCTGGCCGGCGGCACCCAGGACCGGTCCACGTTCATGCTGTCGATCTACTCGTACGCGGAGGCGTTCTCACCACCGCCCAAGTACGGCCTCGGCTCGGCCATCGCGGTCATCCTCACCGTGATCCTGCTCGTGGTGACCGCCCTGTACGTCCGCATGGTGCTGCGGCAGGAGGACGAATGA
- a CDS encoding carbohydrate ABC transporter permease, whose amino-acid sequence MMKKIALNGAGLLVALFAAFPVYWMVATSLKPNREIFSSTPRPVPAEPTLEHYREILTGNLIPGVTFADFFLNSALVALATVLLSGLVALLAATAVARFRFKLRTTFLIMLLVVQMIPLEALVIPLFLMIQRLGLYNTLPSLILTYLGFSLPFAVWMLRGFVAAVPKELEEAAAIDGASRAQTFRKVLFPLVAPGLVATSIFSFITAWNELIFALTFINDQQKYTLPVAMTFFFGRDDTAWGSVMAASTLFTLPVIVFFLLVQRRMVSGLVAGAVKG is encoded by the coding sequence ATGATGAAGAAGATCGCCCTCAACGGCGCGGGCCTGCTGGTCGCGCTCTTCGCCGCGTTCCCGGTCTACTGGATGGTGGCGACCTCGCTGAAGCCCAACCGGGAGATCTTCTCGTCCACCCCCCGGCCGGTGCCGGCGGAGCCGACGCTGGAGCACTACCGGGAGATCCTCACCGGCAACCTGATCCCGGGCGTCACGTTCGCCGACTTCTTCCTCAACAGCGCCCTCGTCGCGCTGGCGACGGTGCTGCTGAGCGGGCTGGTCGCGCTGCTCGCCGCGACCGCTGTGGCCCGGTTCCGGTTCAAGCTGCGCACCACGTTCCTGATCATGCTGCTGGTGGTGCAGATGATCCCGCTGGAGGCGCTGGTCATCCCGCTGTTCCTGATGATCCAGCGGCTCGGCCTCTACAACACGCTGCCCAGCCTGATCCTCACGTACCTCGGCTTCTCGCTGCCGTTCGCGGTCTGGATGCTGCGCGGCTTCGTCGCCGCGGTGCCGAAGGAACTGGAGGAGGCCGCCGCCATCGACGGCGCCAGCCGGGCCCAGACGTTCCGCAAGGTGCTGTTCCCGCTCGTCGCGCCCGGCCTGGTCGCCACCAGCATCTTCTCGTTCATCACCGCGTGGAACGAGCTGATCTTCGCGCTGACCTTCATCAACGACCAGCAGAAGTACACGCTGCCGGTGGCCATGACGTTCTTCTTCGGCCGGGACGACACCGCCTGGGGCTCGGTGATGGCGGCGTCCACGCTGTTCACCCTGCCGGTGATCGTCTTCTTCCTGCTGGTGCAGCGCCGGATGGTCTCCGGCCTCGTCGCGGGAGCCGTGAAGGGCTGA